One window of the Xiphias gladius isolate SHS-SW01 ecotype Sanya breed wild chromosome 11, ASM1685928v1, whole genome shotgun sequence genome contains the following:
- the tnfaip3 gene encoding tumor necrosis factor alpha-induced protein 3 isoform X2: MSQGQNFLPKFLFVSNLLKAVKIRQRVPNDVVKPAASGGLMHHLRGMHRYTLEMIAMNHFPQAFREVVQAAILDRAMQASLEQEKKLNWCREVKKMVPLRTNGDGNCLLHAASQYMLGVQDTDLVLRKALHGVLKETDTGVFRARFQAELLQSQEFTQTGLRYTTMNWEEEWEKIVKMASPVSSSNGLQFDSLEDIHIFILSNILRRPIIVIADQVVRSMKSGSSISPLNVGGIYLPLHWPPTECYKYPIVLGYDSQHFAPLITIKDSGPEIRAVPLINPGRGDFEELKVHFLMEKEQQQKERLLKDYLLLIEIPVIGLGYDVLRIINAARLDEGNLPEDMNLMEDYLQLVNHEYQRWQEDKEQAWAAQPQRPPPFSVSQLSLIEIRCATPRCTFYVSVDTQPHCHECFEKRQATTGGGARIEGVVQTKGGGVQGGVGAIGGSETEVNSRGARSGSPPSSSSGRGVVLSSPRSAPPTAPSLSLYSETHAMKCKTPGCLFTLSVEHDGLCERCFNSRQNHGPPGAVTVATGLPGPNGGPVVPHQAQGSGWTQWGGCETETERCSMCRQEVFRIFNGLCPPCMQRQQAPERGEPQQSNPRTEASSSAWSQARDAERPCLTLTPGHTSAWQAPLARPCKRSGCQFFGTPEKLGFCTICYVDYQTNHHMTPPPAPVQSRHGLEAGFQNASRCRGPGCGAVGKAMLEGYCDKCYVKEQSARLNQVAHRTPHSPPLVMRDRAAKPRSSQQSQTQTQTQCRRSGCSNVSPGCTDLCPECHTRGQGREVGRRAQAPKEKSKQRCRTQGCDHYANQEKQGYCNECDHFKQIYRG, encoded by the exons ATGTCGCAGGGTCAGAACTTCCTCCCCAAATTCCTGTTTGTCTCCAACCTGCTGAAGGCGGTGAAGATCCGTCAGCGAGTGCCCAACGACGTGGTTAAGCCCGCGGCCAGCGGAGGCCTGATGCACCACCTGCGGGGTATGCACAGGTACACTCTGGAGATGATCGCCATGAACCACTTCCCACAGGCCTTCAGGGAGGTGGTGCAGGCCGCTATCCTGGACCGAGCCATGCAGGCCTCATTAGAACAGGAGAAGAAGCTCAACTGGTGTCGGGAGGTGAAAAAGATGGTGCCCCTACGTACCAATG GAGATGGGAACTGTTTGCTCCATGCAGCCTCTCAGTACATGCTAGGGGTTCAGGACACAGACCTGGTGCTTCGAAAAGCCCTCCACGGGGTTTTGAAGGAGACGGACACTGGCGTGTTTAGAGCCCGCTTCCAGGCAGAGCTGCTCCAGTCCCAGGAGTTCACCCAGACTGGACTCCGATACACCACCATG AACTGGGAAGAGGAGTGGGAAAAGATTGTGAAGATGGCGTCTCCGGTCTCCAGTAGCAACGGCCTCCAGTTTGACTCTCTGGAggacattcacattttcatcCTCTCCAACATTCTCCGCAGACCCATCATCGTCATCGCAG ACCAGGTGGTCAGGAGTATGAAATCTggctcctccatctctcctctgaATGTGGGTGGGATTTATCTGCCACTACACTGGCCGCCCACAGAGTGCTACAAATACCCGATAGTGCTTGGCTACGACTCCCAACACTTTGCACCTCTCATCACCATCAAAGACAGTGGTCCAG AGATCCGAGCAGTACCGCTGATCAACCCAGGACGGGGGGACTTTGAGGAGCTGAAGGTTCACTTCCTGATGGAGaaagaacagcagcagaaagagaggCTTCTCAAAGACTACCTGTTACTAATAGAGATCCCTGTCATAGGCTTGGGCTATGACGTCTTAAGGATCATCAATGCTGCAAG ACTGGATGAGGGCAATCTCCCTGAAGACATGAACCTGATGGAGGACTACCTGCAGCTTGTCAACCATGAGTACCAGCGCTGGCAGGAGGACAAGGAGCAGGCATGGGCCGCCCAGCCACAGCGCCCAcctcccttctctgtctcccagCTCTCCCTCATCGAAATCCGCTGTGCCACACCACGATGTACCTTCTATGTCTCTGTGGACACGCAGCCTCATTGCCATGAATGCTTTGAGAAGCGACAGGCCACTACCGGTGGAGGAGCAAGGATAGAAGGGGTGGTACAGACCAAGGGAGGAGGGGTACAAGGTGGGGTAGGTGCGATAGGGGGATCAGAGACTGAGGTGAACTCTAGAGGAGCCCGAAGTGGCAGCCCACCATCCTCCTCGTCTGGGAGAGGGGTGGTGTTGTCCAGCCCGCGCTCAGCCCCACCCACAGCCCCCAGCCTCAGCCTGTACAGTGAAACTCATGCCATGAAGTGCAAGACACCCGGCTGCCTCTTCACCCTTAGCGTGGAGCATGATGGACTTTGCGAGCGCTGCTTCAACTCCAGGCAGAACCATGGACCCCCTGGAGCTGTAACGGTTGCTACAGGACTCCCAGGCCCCAATGGGGGGCCTGTAGTCCCCCACCAGGCCCAGGGCTCTGGCTGGACCCAGTGGGGGGgctgtgagacagagacagaacgCTGCAGCATGTGTAGACAGGAGGTGTTCAGGATATTCAATGGCCTGTGTCCACCCTGCATGCAGAGACAGCAGGCTCCAGAGAGGGGAGAGCCACAGCAGAGCAACCCCCGAACTGAGGCCTCATCTTCGGCTTGGAGCCAGGCCAGGGATGCTGAGCGGCCATGCCTCACCCTAACCCCAGGGCACACCTCAGCATGGCAGGCCCCTCTGGCCCGGCCTTGTAAAAGATCTGGTTGCCAGTTCTTTGGGACGCCAGAGAAGTTGGGTTTCTGCACTATTTGCTACGTCGACTATCAGACCAACCACC ACATGACCCCTCCCCCTGCCCCGGTCCAGAGCCGGCATGGTTTGGAGGCAGGCTTCCAGAACGCCTCACGGTGTCGTGGGCCTGGGTGTGGTGCGGTTGGCAAGGCAATGCTGGAGGGCTACTGCGACAAGTGCTACGTCAAAGAGCAAAGCGCACGGCTCAACCAAGTGGCACATCGCACACCACACTCCCCTCCTCTAGTCATG CGTGACCGAGCAGCCAAACCCAGATCTTCTCAGCAATCCCAGACCCAGACCCAGACTCAGTGCCGGCGGAGTGGCTGCAGCAACGTGTCCCCGGGTTGCACAGACCTTTGCCCAGAGTGCCACACACGAGGCCAGGGCAGAGAGGTGGGCAGGCGGGCGCAGGCGCCCAAGGAAAAGTCCAAGCAGCGGTGCCGGACGCAGGGCTGCGACCACTACGCCAACCAAGAGAAACAGGGCTACTGCAATGAGTGTGACCACTTCAAACAGATTTACCGCGGCTGA
- the tnfaip3 gene encoding tumor necrosis factor alpha-induced protein 3 isoform X1 translates to MVVFLGTRREPGACSRQWLLTAIVYKDVTPRERITGHLNRQMWRRRRCTVSKPAARDAIQRYIVSGAVVIGITFRIVRSSAVGAASSSSFLFLPSFHPPGHPSAMSQGQNFLPKFLFVSNLLKAVKIRQRVPNDVVKPAASGGLMHHLRGMHRYTLEMIAMNHFPQAFREVVQAAILDRAMQASLEQEKKLNWCREVKKMVPLRTNGDGNCLLHAASQYMLGVQDTDLVLRKALHGVLKETDTGVFRARFQAELLQSQEFTQTGLRYTTMNWEEEWEKIVKMASPVSSSNGLQFDSLEDIHIFILSNILRRPIIVIADQVVRSMKSGSSISPLNVGGIYLPLHWPPTECYKYPIVLGYDSQHFAPLITIKDSGPEIRAVPLINPGRGDFEELKVHFLMEKEQQQKERLLKDYLLLIEIPVIGLGYDVLRIINAARLDEGNLPEDMNLMEDYLQLVNHEYQRWQEDKEQAWAAQPQRPPPFSVSQLSLIEIRCATPRCTFYVSVDTQPHCHECFEKRQATTGGGARIEGVVQTKGGGVQGGVGAIGGSETEVNSRGARSGSPPSSSSGRGVVLSSPRSAPPTAPSLSLYSETHAMKCKTPGCLFTLSVEHDGLCERCFNSRQNHGPPGAVTVATGLPGPNGGPVVPHQAQGSGWTQWGGCETETERCSMCRQEVFRIFNGLCPPCMQRQQAPERGEPQQSNPRTEASSSAWSQARDAERPCLTLTPGHTSAWQAPLARPCKRSGCQFFGTPEKLGFCTICYVDYQTNHHMTPPPAPVQSRHGLEAGFQNASRCRGPGCGAVGKAMLEGYCDKCYVKEQSARLNQVAHRTPHSPPLVMRDRAAKPRSSQQSQTQTQTQCRRSGCSNVSPGCTDLCPECHTRGQGREVGRRAQAPKEKSKQRCRTQGCDHYANQEKQGYCNECDHFKQIYRG, encoded by the exons ATGGTCGTGTTTCTGGGGACACGGAGGGAGCCCGGAGCCTGCTCACGACAGTGGCTTTTGACAGCCATTGTTTACAAAGACGTCACCCCCCGCGAGCGGATCACAGGGCATTTAAACAGGCAAATGTGGCGTCGGCGCCGCTGCACCGTGTCAAAACCCGCGGCGCGAGACGCGATTCAGCGCTACATTGTTTCAGGGGCAGTTGTCATTGGAATTAC TTTCCGCATTGTTCGGTCGTCGGCGGTTGgtgccgcctcctcctcctcgttcctcttcctcccctccttccatcCACCTGGCCACCCATCCGCCATGTCGCAGGGTCAGAACTTCCTCCCCAAATTCCTGTTTGTCTCCAACCTGCTGAAGGCGGTGAAGATCCGTCAGCGAGTGCCCAACGACGTGGTTAAGCCCGCGGCCAGCGGAGGCCTGATGCACCACCTGCGGGGTATGCACAGGTACACTCTGGAGATGATCGCCATGAACCACTTCCCACAGGCCTTCAGGGAGGTGGTGCAGGCCGCTATCCTGGACCGAGCCATGCAGGCCTCATTAGAACAGGAGAAGAAGCTCAACTGGTGTCGGGAGGTGAAAAAGATGGTGCCCCTACGTACCAATG GAGATGGGAACTGTTTGCTCCATGCAGCCTCTCAGTACATGCTAGGGGTTCAGGACACAGACCTGGTGCTTCGAAAAGCCCTCCACGGGGTTTTGAAGGAGACGGACACTGGCGTGTTTAGAGCCCGCTTCCAGGCAGAGCTGCTCCAGTCCCAGGAGTTCACCCAGACTGGACTCCGATACACCACCATG AACTGGGAAGAGGAGTGGGAAAAGATTGTGAAGATGGCGTCTCCGGTCTCCAGTAGCAACGGCCTCCAGTTTGACTCTCTGGAggacattcacattttcatcCTCTCCAACATTCTCCGCAGACCCATCATCGTCATCGCAG ACCAGGTGGTCAGGAGTATGAAATCTggctcctccatctctcctctgaATGTGGGTGGGATTTATCTGCCACTACACTGGCCGCCCACAGAGTGCTACAAATACCCGATAGTGCTTGGCTACGACTCCCAACACTTTGCACCTCTCATCACCATCAAAGACAGTGGTCCAG AGATCCGAGCAGTACCGCTGATCAACCCAGGACGGGGGGACTTTGAGGAGCTGAAGGTTCACTTCCTGATGGAGaaagaacagcagcagaaagagaggCTTCTCAAAGACTACCTGTTACTAATAGAGATCCCTGTCATAGGCTTGGGCTATGACGTCTTAAGGATCATCAATGCTGCAAG ACTGGATGAGGGCAATCTCCCTGAAGACATGAACCTGATGGAGGACTACCTGCAGCTTGTCAACCATGAGTACCAGCGCTGGCAGGAGGACAAGGAGCAGGCATGGGCCGCCCAGCCACAGCGCCCAcctcccttctctgtctcccagCTCTCCCTCATCGAAATCCGCTGTGCCACACCACGATGTACCTTCTATGTCTCTGTGGACACGCAGCCTCATTGCCATGAATGCTTTGAGAAGCGACAGGCCACTACCGGTGGAGGAGCAAGGATAGAAGGGGTGGTACAGACCAAGGGAGGAGGGGTACAAGGTGGGGTAGGTGCGATAGGGGGATCAGAGACTGAGGTGAACTCTAGAGGAGCCCGAAGTGGCAGCCCACCATCCTCCTCGTCTGGGAGAGGGGTGGTGTTGTCCAGCCCGCGCTCAGCCCCACCCACAGCCCCCAGCCTCAGCCTGTACAGTGAAACTCATGCCATGAAGTGCAAGACACCCGGCTGCCTCTTCACCCTTAGCGTGGAGCATGATGGACTTTGCGAGCGCTGCTTCAACTCCAGGCAGAACCATGGACCCCCTGGAGCTGTAACGGTTGCTACAGGACTCCCAGGCCCCAATGGGGGGCCTGTAGTCCCCCACCAGGCCCAGGGCTCTGGCTGGACCCAGTGGGGGGgctgtgagacagagacagaacgCTGCAGCATGTGTAGACAGGAGGTGTTCAGGATATTCAATGGCCTGTGTCCACCCTGCATGCAGAGACAGCAGGCTCCAGAGAGGGGAGAGCCACAGCAGAGCAACCCCCGAACTGAGGCCTCATCTTCGGCTTGGAGCCAGGCCAGGGATGCTGAGCGGCCATGCCTCACCCTAACCCCAGGGCACACCTCAGCATGGCAGGCCCCTCTGGCCCGGCCTTGTAAAAGATCTGGTTGCCAGTTCTTTGGGACGCCAGAGAAGTTGGGTTTCTGCACTATTTGCTACGTCGACTATCAGACCAACCACC ACATGACCCCTCCCCCTGCCCCGGTCCAGAGCCGGCATGGTTTGGAGGCAGGCTTCCAGAACGCCTCACGGTGTCGTGGGCCTGGGTGTGGTGCGGTTGGCAAGGCAATGCTGGAGGGCTACTGCGACAAGTGCTACGTCAAAGAGCAAAGCGCACGGCTCAACCAAGTGGCACATCGCACACCACACTCCCCTCCTCTAGTCATG CGTGACCGAGCAGCCAAACCCAGATCTTCTCAGCAATCCCAGACCCAGACCCAGACTCAGTGCCGGCGGAGTGGCTGCAGCAACGTGTCCCCGGGTTGCACAGACCTTTGCCCAGAGTGCCACACACGAGGCCAGGGCAGAGAGGTGGGCAGGCGGGCGCAGGCGCCCAAGGAAAAGTCCAAGCAGCGGTGCCGGACGCAGGGCTGCGACCACTACGCCAACCAAGAGAAACAGGGCTACTGCAATGAGTGTGACCACTTCAAACAGATTTACCGCGGCTGA